In the genome of Carnobacterium viridans, one region contains:
- a CDS encoding insulinase family protein yields the protein MVFKQIETQELPDIQSVGTIYEHVETGAKVLYLANDDSNKAFTIGFKTPPYNDNGIAHIIEHSVLNGSEKYPSKEPFVELVKGSLNTFVNAMTFSDKTIYPVASTNKKDFMHLMSVYLDAVFKPNFYDNAQILAQEGWHHHLESAEDDLIYKGVVYNEMKGATASPERQVQQHLTHQLYPNSIYRHESGGSPKAIPSLTQEEFVAFHQTCYHPSNSLTVLYGDIEEKETFAALEDYFSGAGKQSEKVNLSFEPTVPDDAVFEDTYSITAGDNPEGKDYLALGWHVSEPNDVLDMYGLEVLEKILFGNNQSPLKKALLDADIGGDIIGGVADFGYPTGFMITAKYSDASKMTRFKEVVQETLKQLMTEGIDEGLIDAALNKITFQTKEAAISEDNPRGVIYAINAYQSWLYDKSPYVNLQFSGYLKELGELAGKGYFEHLIKEKLVNNPLRTAVILKAEPGKSDQLEAESHQQLQEYKANLSKEEIDKMVAQTQELIKRQEAPDKPEDLAKIPTLTKEDLSTQVEEYPLTVIPFNEGTHFYQAEQFTSGIDYLSLYIDLKDVAAEEYQWLSLLSHLLGKLATEKYDVATLQRQKDLYTGGIYGKIDIYEDKAGQLQPYFILRGKSLESSFEELVSLLHEIVCHTQFDNKDEILKITQQLISNFERRINSSSHALAANRALSQVKSSAKLNERISGMDQFQFLKDIRADLQSDKSKEVTERIMQTVNGLLNKKRLNILYVGEKDRGVVVKEKLQAAFSELTSAELGEPAVIKPGAKQHEAYVTAQDVNYVAVASNANDKFDYTGAAKVLATAIRYSYLWNEIRVKGGAYGSLYNHQRTGQFALSSYRDPNIRKTLETYKGLPNYVAQMELSDSELLKYIIGTISPMEQPKSAFSKGLTAFNRLKTGVTREELVHLKEEILAVDSNALQMLNKGLNSVLEESTVVVIGNKAQIEIEKDLFDKVYELY from the coding sequence ATGGTATTTAAACAAATTGAGACACAAGAGTTACCGGATATTCAATCCGTGGGAACCATTTATGAACACGTTGAGACAGGAGCAAAGGTTCTTTATCTAGCAAATGACGATTCCAATAAGGCATTTACGATAGGGTTTAAGACACCTCCGTATAACGATAACGGAATTGCTCATATCATAGAGCATTCCGTTTTAAATGGATCTGAAAAATACCCTTCAAAAGAACCATTTGTTGAATTAGTCAAAGGGTCATTGAATACGTTCGTCAATGCAATGACTTTTTCAGATAAGACAATTTATCCAGTTGCTTCTACGAATAAAAAAGACTTTATGCATTTAATGAGTGTTTATTTAGATGCTGTGTTTAAGCCGAACTTTTACGATAATGCACAAATATTAGCGCAAGAAGGTTGGCATCATCATTTAGAGTCAGCAGAAGATGACCTGATTTATAAAGGCGTTGTTTACAATGAAATGAAAGGGGCGACAGCCTCTCCTGAAAGACAAGTTCAACAGCATTTGACTCATCAGTTGTACCCCAACAGTATTTATCGTCATGAATCTGGTGGAAGTCCAAAAGCCATCCCTAGTTTAACACAAGAGGAATTCGTTGCTTTCCATCAAACTTGTTACCACCCAAGTAATTCTCTGACTGTCTTATATGGAGACATTGAGGAAAAAGAAACTTTTGCTGCATTAGAGGACTATTTCAGTGGCGCAGGCAAACAGAGTGAAAAAGTCAACTTATCTTTTGAACCAACTGTTCCTGATGATGCTGTATTTGAAGATACTTACTCAATAACTGCAGGGGATAACCCTGAAGGAAAAGATTATTTGGCTTTAGGGTGGCATGTGTCTGAACCGAATGATGTACTGGATATGTATGGACTAGAGGTTTTGGAAAAGATTTTATTTGGCAATAATCAATCACCGCTTAAAAAAGCTTTGTTGGATGCGGATATAGGTGGGGACATAATAGGTGGCGTTGCTGATTTTGGTTATCCAACGGGATTTATGATTACTGCTAAATATTCTGATGCTTCTAAGATGACTCGATTCAAAGAAGTTGTTCAAGAGACTTTAAAACAGTTAATGACTGAAGGGATCGATGAAGGGCTGATTGATGCAGCGTTGAATAAAATAACTTTTCAAACGAAAGAAGCGGCTATTTCGGAAGACAACCCACGTGGAGTCATTTATGCCATCAATGCTTATCAATCTTGGTTGTATGACAAGAGTCCTTATGTGAACTTGCAATTCTCGGGCTATTTGAAAGAACTAGGAGAATTGGCAGGTAAGGGGTATTTTGAGCACCTGATCAAAGAAAAACTAGTAAACAATCCTTTGCGTACTGCAGTGATTTTAAAAGCTGAGCCGGGTAAAAGCGATCAATTGGAAGCAGAATCTCATCAGCAATTGCAAGAATATAAAGCTAATCTATCAAAAGAAGAAATCGACAAAATGGTAGCTCAAACACAAGAGTTGATCAAGCGTCAAGAAGCGCCGGATAAACCGGAAGATCTAGCAAAGATTCCAACACTGACGAAAGAAGATTTAAGCACACAGGTAGAAGAATATCCACTAACAGTAATTCCTTTTAATGAAGGAACTCATTTTTATCAGGCTGAACAATTCACTTCCGGCATTGACTACCTTAGCTTGTACATTGATTTGAAAGATGTTGCAGCTGAAGAATATCAATGGTTGAGTTTATTGAGTCATCTGCTGGGTAAGCTAGCCACTGAGAAATATGATGTCGCAACTTTGCAGCGTCAAAAAGATCTGTACACAGGCGGCATTTACGGAAAGATAGACATTTATGAAGATAAAGCAGGACAGTTGCAGCCTTATTTTATTTTACGTGGAAAATCTTTGGAATCTTCTTTTGAGGAGTTGGTTTCATTGCTGCATGAAATCGTGTGCCACACGCAATTTGATAATAAAGATGAGATTTTGAAAATCACTCAACAGCTGATTTCTAATTTCGAACGACGCATTAATTCCAGTTCCCATGCTTTAGCTGCAAATCGAGCATTGAGTCAAGTAAAATCTTCGGCCAAATTAAATGAACGGATCAGTGGAATGGATCAATTCCAATTTTTGAAAGACATTCGTGCTGATTTGCAATCCGATAAGTCAAAAGAGGTAACAGAGCGTATCATGCAGACAGTAAACGGTTTGCTGAATAAAAAGCGCTTGAACATTTTATACGTTGGTGAGAAAGATCGAGGAGTAGTGGTCAAAGAAAAATTACAAGCAGCATTTTCTGAGTTGACTAGTGCTGAATTAGGTGAACCAGCCGTTATTAAGCCGGGTGCAAAGCAACATGAAGCTTATGTCACTGCTCAAGACGTGAACTATGTAGCTGTTGCTTCAAATGCCAACGATAAATTTGACTACACTGGTGCGGCGAAAGTATTGGCAACAGCTATTCGTTACAGTTACTTGTGGAATGAGATCCGTGTCAAAGGTGGTGCTTATGGTTCGCTTTATAACCATCAACGAACTGGTCAATTTGCCTTGAGTTCTTATCGTGACCCCAATATCCGTAAAACGTTGGAAACATATAAAGGTTTGCCTAACTATGTAGCACAAATGGAGTTGTCTGACAGCGAGTTATTAAAATACATTATTGGCACGATCAGTCCCATGGAACAGCCGAAATCAGCTTTCAGCAAAGGTTTAACTGCATTCAATCGTCTAAAAACAGGCGTGACTCGTGAAGAGTTGGTTCATTTGAAGGAAGAGATTCTAGCAGTTGATTCAAATGCCTTACAGATGCTTAATAAGGGTCTAAACAGTGTGTTGGAAGAGAGCACGGTGGTCGTAATAGGGAATAAGGCCCAAATCGAAATTGAAAAAGACTTATTTGATAAGGTATACGAACTGTATTAA